One segment of Anastrepha obliqua isolate idAnaObli1 chromosome 3, idAnaObli1_1.0, whole genome shotgun sequence DNA contains the following:
- the LOC129240778 gene encoding protein yellow, with protein MWTPYLLATAFASCYWSCATASKHSSYDMPASAETPHTPPVIQSLQWTGGQFEFPGSSLALFKSSGKYIAKNVIATRAQIVGDTVFLAMPRYKHGVPATLVKTTLNPGTCHSKLAPFPCWNMQDDSTCKGFQSVVDLVVDQNEVLWVLDTGVVNTLETPERKCAAKVVALSVKTGKVLKSISLEGLTSPNSRLQYVVVDYAADGSCFVYVSDAANRAIIVYNLQADRGFRVILPKAVASGCRTRDVLYIALIRRDCGTTELYFTYLSTNKLFSLESEYLRSGVADGRIMDLGKKPSRMVIIGTDNGSAIFFRNEGDSEVYRWDTSTAFVETNFKPVYRSDTCQLATHALPDYKHNTMRILESNFPDYMQNRVGCGAVQKLSVMQGCW; from the exons atgtggactCCTTACCTACTGGCTACAGCCTTCGCATCCTGCTATTGGTCATGTGCCACTGCGTCTAAACACAGCAGCTATGATATGCCTGCCAGCGCTGAAACTCCGCACACGCCACCTGTGATCCAATCGTTACAATGGACGGGCGGCCAATTTGAGTTTCCCGGCTCATCGCTTGCACTCTTCAAAAGTTCGGGCAAGTACATCGCGAAAAATGTGATAGCGACGCGTGCGCAAATAGTTGGTGACACCGTTTTCCTGGCCATGCCGCGTTACAAGCACGGCGTACCCGCCACACTGGTGAAGACCACACTGAACCCCGGCACTTGTCACAGCAAACTCGCACCCTTCCCCTGCTGGAATATGCAGGACGATAGCACATGCAAGGGCTTTCAGTCGGTGGTTGATTTAGTTGTCGATCAAAATGAGGTACTCTGGGTGCTGGACACAGGCGTTGTGAATACACTCGAGACGCCCGAACGCAAATGTGCCGCCAAGGTGGTGGCACTTTCCGTGAAAACCGGCAAGGTGCTGAAGTCTATTTCGTTGGAGGGCCTAACCTCGCCCAATTCGCGTCTGCAGTATGTGGTGGTGGATTATGCGGCCGATGGCAGTTGCTTCGTGTATGTGAGCGATGCCGCAAATCGTGCAATCATCGTCTATAATTTGCAAGCTGATCGAGGCTTTCGTGTGATCTTGCCAAAAGCGGTCGCTTCCGGCTGTAGAACGCGTGATGTGCTGTACATAGCGCTGATACGCAGAGATTGTGGCACAACCGAATTATACTTCACTTACCTGAGTACGAACAAACTCTTCTCGTTGGAATCGGAGTATTTGCGGAGTGGCGTAGCCGATGGACGCATAATGG ATTTGGGCAAGAAACCATCGCGCATGGTGATTATCGGCACCGATAATGGCTCGGCAATATTCTTCCGCAATGAAGGCGATTCTGAGGTCTATCGCTGGGACACCTCCACTGCCTTTGTGGAGACAAACTTCAAGCCTGTCTACCGAAGCGACACTTGCCAGCTGGCGACACATGCGCTGCCCGACTACAAGCACAATACCATGCGGATATTGGAAAGTAATTTCCCGGATTATATGCAGAATCGAGTGGGTTGTGGAGCAGTGCAGAAATTGTCTGTAATGCAGGGATGCTGGTAA